The nucleotide window gtcaaatgagatttttgacgtgcattagaaaataattattttcggagaaaatgagGGTTTTGGGTCATATTCGTGTTTCGTCATGTATAAGCATATTTGTTGgatgcattaatgcatttttatctcgtgggttgtttggattattacttacttgcgataccgttttatggtatcgcagattttaaTGCAGATGAAAATGACGAGCGTTAAGCTTTGGCTCTGCtggaggagtgatctgggattgctctcgtgtattgagatttatttTCCTACTTGTTACGTATTTTGccatttgtattatattttggaataattgtataatttttttctgtactatttttattttggtaagtttgtattaaaaattctggtacttaattgtttaacttttaattaaccGCTGTGATttttgttgtgtattttttacatgttgcacacacttaaACACTTATCGTTAGAATGCGTGACCCGTATTATCATCATCCCGACATCACGATTCTCACTTTTCCCTAAATGAGAGTCGAGACGTCACAATAATACTAAATTTTAATATcttaagtttataatttaagtaaaattaaaatttcacaaatttaaaattgcaGCATTAAAGTTGTCCGAGTGACATAATATTGAAGacactttattttaattttttatacttgtCATTAGTTTAAAAATGAGCATTAAATTGTTTGGTAAGACAATTATTGATGTAAACATAGTTACAAGACAGCCAATCCCTCCCGGCGTCCTTTGGATCCGTGACGTGAAGTCCACTTTCCAGTTTAATTCTCTACTagttccaacttccaaccaaAACCAAAGAGAGGCTGCAAAATCTTTTCTGGTCTCCAACAGAaggaaagtgagaaaaaaaggaaaagaaaaaactttcccttttaccaaacaagaaaaaaaggggTAAGAACTAAGAAGCAAAGTTTTTTAAAGTCGGAATTTTTACGTTTGGATTCCTCTCACTGTCTGATCTCCAGCCTCTCACGCTCTCAGCTCCTATTCTCTGATCTGGGTCTGCAAATTCAAACCACAAAGTGAagcgcctctctctctctctctctctctctctctctctgatctacCGCCTCTGAAGCTCTCACCTCCTATTCTCTGATCCGGATCTTCAAAACTCAAGCCACAAAGCGAagtgggtctctctctctctctgcttgcTTTGTTTGGTATTGGTAGCTTGGCGTTTTATGGAGAAGTTGGGTGGGCTAAAATGTGGGTTTGGTCACTTTTCTGGTAGAGATCTTACGTGACCCTTAGGCGGTGTTCGGTCTTTTCTGGTTTTTATTGCTTTTCTATTCTGAAGAGACTAATGATATTTTCTGTTTTAAGCTAGAGGCAAACAAACAGGTTTTGATATATCATTTATCTGTAGTGGAATCATTATAATTTCGAATGATTGTGATTGGGAAAGTAAGAAACAAagcttgatttttgttgttttggtgAGTGAAAGGAGCCCGGAATTATTTTTGTTCCAATTCGGGCGTTTATCGATTATTTGAAAGTAACCAGTATAAGGATTGAGacggtttgtttgttttttttttaaagctttgttgtcttttttagtttgttctctctccctctctctcttccttcttccctTGGTGGATTGGAATTTGTCTGAGCCAAGGGTAATGTATTGTGATTACAgcgaacataattttttttttcttttgtcaaacTTTTATAGTGTTTGAGTTGAGTGGAGAGGGAAACCCATCTGCCTGTTGTGGAGATCTGGGAGTTGTTTCATATCTTATGCCCCATGAAGACTTTCTTCCCCTCTGAGCCCTGCAAAGAAACGCAGCTAAATGCTTTCAATCCACAGTCTTGGCTTCAAGTTGAAAGGGGGAAACTTTCCAAACTTTCGTCACagccctcttcttcttcttcttcttcttcttcttcttccatgtaagtttttcttgtcatggtttttattttcagtagcttaatttatttttttctaattcagtgaattaaaatagttttggttttgtgtttttgtttcttgGGGGTTTTTAATTCTTTAGAGAATCTCTTATCAAGGTTCCTGAGCCACCGATACTACCATTCTTTAAACCTGTTGACTATGTAGAAGTTTTAGCTCAAATTCATGAAGAACTTGAGTCGTGTTCTCCGCAAGAGAGGTCGAATCTCtatttgttacaatttcaaGTGTTTAGGGGCCTTGGGGAGATCAAATTGATGCGGAGAAGCCTACGTGCAGCTTGGCAGAAGGCTAGCAGCGCTCATGAGAAGCTAGTGTTTGGAGCTTGGTTGAAGTATGAGAAGCAAGGGGAAGATCTTATAGCTGATTTACTTGGCACTTGTGGTAAATGTGCACAAGAGTTTGGGCCTATAGATGTAGCATCTCAGCTTTCTCTTGATATAAATGTTGATTCCCACGAGAGTCTCTTCATTAATGGGAACCAAATTTCAAGACATGTTAGTTTTAGAATTGGAGATGAGAAAATAGTTTGTGATAGGAGGAAAATTTCTTGCCTTTCAGCTCCATTTAATGCCATGCTAAATGGTTGTTTCACAGAATCGCTCTGTGAGGAAATTGATTTGTCTGAAAACAATATCTCGCCATCAGGTATGAGGGCAGTGAATGAGTTCAGTATAACGAGCAGTTTAAGTGAAGTCCCTACAAATCTTCTGCTCGAAATATTAGTGTTTGCGAATAAGTTTTGTTGTGAAAGGCTCAAAGATGCTTGTGATAGGAAGCTCGCGTCTCTGGTTTCCACTAGAGAAGATGCGGTGGAGCTCATGGAATATGCTCTTGAAGAGAACACTCCAATTTTAGCTGCTTCGTGTTTGCAAGTTTTTTTACGTGATCTCCCTGATTGTTTGAATGACGATCGAGTGGTGGAAATATTTCTCCAAGCTAATAGACAACAAAGATCAATCATGGTTGGGTCAGCCTCATTTTCCCTGTATAGTTTATTAAGTGAAGTCGCAATGAACCTTGATCCCCATTCTGATAAAGCAGCTTGTTTCCTGGAACAATTAATTGAATTTGCTGAAACAGACGAGCAAAGACGGATTGCACTTCATCAATTGGGATGTGTGAGGTTCTGGAGGAAAGAGTACGAAGAAGCCAAACGTCTTTTTGAGGCAGCTTTGAATGCTGGCCATGTTTATTCTGTTGCAGCTTTAGCTAGAATTGGTTACTCCAGGGGTCATAAACTTTGGGCATATGACAAGCTTAGCTCTGTAATTTCTACTGTTACCCCACTTGGATGGATGCACCAAGAGAGGTCATTGTACTGTGAAGGAGAGAAGTGTTGGGAAGACCTTGAGAAAGCAACTGAGTTGGACCCAACTCTTACTTACCCTTACATGTATCGAGCTGCTTCTTTAATGAGGAGACAGAATGCTCAAGATGCACTTGCAGAGATCAATCGTATTCTACGGTTTAAACTTGCACTAGAATGCTTGGAACTTCGGTTTTGTTTCTATCTAGCCCTTGAGAAATACCAGTCAGCCCTTTGTGATGTTCAGGCAATTCTGACACTGTCCCCTGATTATAGGATGTTTGAGGGACGGGTGGCAGCATCCCAGCTCCGTACTCTTGTGCGTGAGCATGTAGATAATTGGACAGCAGCAGATTGCTGGCTGCAATTGTATGATCGTTGGTCTTCAGTTGACGATATAGGGTCTCTATCTGTTATTTACCAGATGCTTGAATCTGATGCAGCAAAAGGGGTTCTATACTTCAGACAGTCTTTGCTTCTCCTGAGGTATTTAGTGCTTTATTTTACAGTACTGTTATAGAATTATTCCTGGAGTTCAAAAGGACTGGAATCATCCTCATCTTTTTCTTTAAGTATCTTTAACCCATTGTTTTGATTGTGTAATCtgttaatatgtgattttacttataaaaaaaatttgattttatacatgtttttattataaaaaatatagattatttCATATTCATAGTGTTATTatacttggaatataaatttcttgtatctttgttGGAATTATTTCTGCTTCTGGAAACCCTGAATTTGGCTCCATTCTCTTCCACCTGCCTGAGATTTTAGGTTGTAGAATGATTCTTTTCACATTGAGGCACTAGACTTTTCACAGTTTTACATGATCAGATTGAACTGTCCTGAGGCAGCAATGCGGAGTCTACAATTGG belongs to Juglans regia cultivar Chandler chromosome 8, Walnut 2.0, whole genome shotgun sequence and includes:
- the LOC108986513 gene encoding ETO1-like protein 1 isoform X2 translates to MKTFFPSEPCKETQLNAFNPQSWLQVERGKLSKLSSQPSSSSSSSSSSSIESLIKVPEPPILPFFKPVDYVEVLAQIHEELESCSPQERSNLYLLQFQVFRGLGEIKLMRRSLRAAWQKASSAHEKLVFGAWLKYEKQGEDLIADLLGTCGKCAQEFGPIDVASQLSLDINVDSHESLFINGNQISRHVSFRIGDEKIVCDRRKISCLSAPFNAMLNGCFTESLCEEIDLSENNISPSGMRAVNEFSITSSLSEVPTNLLLEILVFANKFCCERLKDACDRKLASLVSTREDAVELMEYALEENTPILAASCLQVFLRDLPDCLNDDRVVEIFLQANRQQRSIMVGSASFSLYSLLSEVAMNLDPHSDKAACFLEQLIEFAETDEQRRIALHQLGCVRFWRKEYEEAKRLFEAALNAGHVYSVAALARIGYSRGHKLWAYDKLSSVISTVTPLGWMHQERSLYCEGEKCWEDLEKATELDPTLTYPYMYRAASLMRRQNAQDALAEINRILRFKLALECLELRFCFYLALEKYQSALCDVQAILTLSPDYRMFEGRVAASQLRTLVREHVDNWTAADCWLQLYDRWSSVDDIGSLSVIYQMLESDAAKGVLYFRQSLLLLRLNCPEAAMRSLQLARQHASSEHERLVYEGWILYDTGHCEEGLQKAEESIKIKRSFEAFFLKAYALADSSQDPSCSSTVVSLLEDALKCPSDRLRKGIEQSRKCLC
- the LOC108986513 gene encoding ETO1-like protein 1 isoform X1 translates to MKTFFPSEPCKETQLNAFNPQSWLQVERGKLSKLSSQPSSSSSSSSSSSIESLIKVPEPPILPFFKPVDYVEVLAQIHEELESCSPQERSNLYLLQFQVFRGLGEIKLMRRSLRAAWQKASSAHEKLVFGAWLKYEKQGEDLIADLLGTCGKCAQEFGPIDVASQLSLDINVDSHESLFINGNQISRHVSFRIGDEKIVCDRRKISCLSAPFNAMLNGCFTESLCEEIDLSENNISPSGMRAVNEFSITSSLSEVPTNLLLEILVFANKFCCERLKDACDRKLASLVSTREDAVELMEYALEENTPILAASCLQVFLRDLPDCLNDDRVVEIFLQANRQQRSIMVGSASFSLYSLLSEVAMNLDPHSDKAACFLEQLIEFAETDEQRRIALHQLGCVRFWRKEYEEAKRLFEAALNAGHVYSVAALARIGYSRGHKLWAYDKLSSVISTVTPLGWMHQERSLYCEGEKCWEDLEKATELDPTLTYPYMYRAASLMRRQNAQDALAEINRILRFKLALECLELRFCFYLALEKYQSALCDVQAILTLSPDYRMFEGRVAASQLRTLVREHVDNWTAADCWLQLYDRWSSVDDIGSLSVIYQMLESDAAKGVLYFRQSLLLLRLNCPEAAMRSLQLARQHASSEHERLVYEGWILYDTGHCEEGLQKAEESIKIKRSFEAFFLKAYALADSSQDPSCSSTVVSLLEDALKCPSDRLRKGQALNNLGSVYVDCGKLDLAADCYINALKIRHTRAHQGLARVHFLRNDKTAAYEEMTKLIEKARNNASAYEKRSEYCDRELTKADLEMVTRLDPLRVYPYRYRAAVLMDSHKEKEAIAELSRAISFKADLHLLHLRAAFHEHVGDVLGALRDCRAALSVDPNHQEMLELHSRIK